ataaaacccataaaaaactcaattaattacaattaaaaagaatTCTTTATATAAGATTTTGTTAGCTATTTCAACATAATAATGCTTAATATTCAAAagcaaattataataatttgttatctactttaatataataatgCTTAATATACAAAAGCAAATTGTATATCGTTTGTCCTTGATAAAGCTATCCACAAAATGGCTAAAACGACAGCACTGAGAGTAAAGGAATAATTAAAAGTGGCCTACGCAACCGGTCGGACCGACAAAATGGGAAGCACTATCCGGAGAGAGGAAGCACTGATTGCAGCCTGCCTCGAATGACCTTCATCTCCATCAATTCGATGCCTTTTCACGCATACAAAATGGGAGTCTCGTCCTTGAATTTCCCTAATTCAGCCAGCCGCTGTGTCTCTTGGCATTTTGGCTTCACAAGTAATCTGCTTTAATGCTTTCCATTATCGTTCGCTgcggtttttcttttttgccagTCTGTGAGTGTTGAGTGTTGGCGTTTGTTTCtctcagtgtgtgtgtgtgtgtgtgggtcgGGGGGTGTATGTGTTTATAAAGTCGgctgtgtgtttattttgCCGTTCCGTTTCCGTTCTGTCGACACATGAAAATTACAACACGCGACTTGCCATTTCAGACAGTACATTTTTGGGCCACCTGTGTGAGTGTCTCTGTTCAGTTTGCCTTTGTGTGCGTTACGTTGTCTATGTGTTTTGGCTCGAGGGCGTAACATTTTTGCGGTCTGCtctgtttgtgtttttcttacacttaaacaaaatcgttttcaaaacatactCAAAAATCAGTTATCATCAAAAACTTGAAGAAAggaaaatatcaatatttttaggttttttagaatttttacTCCACTCTTTTCAgaaatatcaaaatttaaattatctaAATGTTTACTGGAGCACATTCTGAATTTAGTCAcacatttaaatcaattaaatttaaatttgacgTGAAAGtaacttaactttatttaaaatcaagtaAAAGCTGTTTATATAGTTGAACACAAAACAGTTTTGGAtacaagtaaaacaaaaataatcttATTAACTAATTTTCGGTGGTATCCAATTACAATATaccatatatattattcaacAAACAAGAATATCTTTTTCCGTGTACAGGATTTAACTTTGGCTACCTCTTTATCTTTGCTGTCGACGCCCTTTGTGTGCAAGTGTACTTGGTGCAAAATTTACTGCAGCACCAAAGTTTTCAGCAAAATTACGACCGTAAAGTAGCAGTCAGCAGAAGGTGGCCACCACAATAACGTGCCGTAATTAAAGGTATCCGGCTGAACATAATTTCAACAGCATTTCGCCCAGATATTTCTTATCAAAAGGAGAGCTGGACACTTCAAGGGTATTATATAAGTGGCTGTTTTATGAGGACTCGGCAAAAGTGCTTAGGAATTCCGCTCAGGAAAGGTCAGCAAACACGGGCCTCCGATAGGACTGGCATTTGTCAGTCCCTCAGAGAGCACATCTACTGACTACGTGACACTGAGCCGGCGTGCTGCTGGATTTTGGGTTTCTCGGAATGTCAGATAATCTTGTACAAAAGTGTATGCAAATTCCAATCAATATTCCTTTTGTTGCGATTCGAAAACCATTCAGTGCACTCACATTGGCACTGAACACATGTTGCTGGCTGAAAAACACAATGCCGTAGCCAGAAGGAAATTGTAGCTATGCTTGTACCATAAATAGTTGTAACTAGGTAGTTGAACTTGTTAGCCTTAGGGTGTGCCGATTCAGCAAACAACTATGAAATTGTCACAATAACAACGAAAAACATTGTCTTCACAGTTTTTAAAGTAACACTGccatttaaaatgtacaaattgAGCACATTAACAATCAGCAGTCCGATGTTAGGCTTAAATTTCGTTATCTATACCtcgttttatacatttttatggtATCAAAGAGCCTCTGCCATTGCTTTCAATTGGCCAACGACCACATGCTCCTTGACCTGCCTCTTGTCCTGGCCAGAAGATCTCTGGCCCATGGTCATGTCCAATGACGAAGGGATCTTTATGACAGCCGGGCAAGCCATAAAAAGTGTTTCAACAAATAAAGCAAACGACTGGGTAggatttttatacaatttgcTAGTAACGAGCCATCAATGTTGTATCTTCCTAGTTATCCTCAGACGCTTTTATGGCACGGAAACGTCCATGTCTGCCTGTGCATATCGAAATTGGTAATTGTTTGGCCCGGTCGATTGTCACGCCATTCGGTTGGAGTTTTCAATTTGAGCAACGCTGTGTGTTTGTGCGTGCATGCGTAGGTGCGACCACTTAACCTGGCTTAAAGCTACGAAATACACACGTCCCCACGCAAAAACCAGCCAACCGCATAATCATAGCACAGCCCAAATTAGATGGTGCTGttcaaaaaaccaaataaaaaaaataaaataagggaAAAGTGTCAGACAACATTATTTGAGTGGGAAAAGGCCCGAGTGCCAAatgttgcgtatacgcaacgtaATCAATTCGAATGTTTTTCGGTTTAGCAGCCACTTTTGCGGCAATGGTGGTGAAATGCGATTACTGCACCTATAAATTGGCGGCCTAATGTAAGGGTCCAGGTATTGAGGTTACATTCCACCGAGTTGTTTAATCTAAATCCTCTCGAAATCGCGAAATTTTTGCACACCAGTGCACTGGCATTTgcccatttggcggcagcattTGAAtggaaattattaaattcgtTGGCGCTCATTTTGCTTAAATGTGTCTTTAATTGCTCTTTCGGAAGCGGAACCGTGGCGAAACGAAAGGAAGCGAAATGGAATCGAAACGAGCAAAGCcatgaaaaacttttatcCGGAGGGAGGGCGCTCACAAAGGACACTAAACAGTTGACAATTCCGTTTTGCTGGCACACGACTCAAATGTTCATATTGAATTAGTAAAATTGCATGCATTTTCGTTGTGCTTTTACCCTTGAATGCTGCGCTCTGTTGaactaaatgaaattaaactaaaatgtGGTAAGACGACTaagctaaaaatttaatttaacaaaagtttCAAATTTATCACGTTCGGTATGCTTTTATTGAAACTGTAATTTCAAGGATATCTTTGGGCTTAAATAtgagcaaaaataataataaaataagcttagtcacaaatttttaaattactattattttgattattgttttaaaagtcTTAGAATACTACACTTCAAAGCATTGTTCGTTTAAGTAATAAAGCTACTCTTgctttaaagtaaaatatctAATATCACTttgatatattatttattcgtGTTGTCTTTGACAACAAACAACCTTTCATAATCCTTCTAAACAAGAAAGTTCGCGTTGTCAAAGGCAGCTAAAAGCATCTTCAAGCTGCCTCGTTTAAAGCAAAAgtttgtgtgtatgtgtgcggctgttaaataaatattacacatacgccctgtgcggcagcagcaaaaataAGTTGATGGCAAGAGCCAGGCTGCCGATAATTCAGTGCGCGATACAATGGCGATGAAAATCGGAAGATATGGCATCATATCAGACCTTAAAAAATGAACCCCCTTTTTTGCGCGTTGAGAagggtaaatatttttgagctTTAATGGGAACTGGGGGGTGAACGGCTAAGGATGACGTAGGTGACTGTGTTCTTTTGGCTGGTCATTGTACTCGAATCGCTGGCCGCCCAATTTTTTAGCCTGGACCGCACAAATGCGACGTTATTATCATTGATGAAAGGACAGCCCGTCGAGCCGATTTTATGTTTATGACGCTCCTATGTGAATAAATTATGGCTTGTGCACCATTTCCTTTTTCTGCATACTGGCTGTTGTCATCAATTCGTACATAAATGTacataaacatacatatacatatacatacatagcCATATGATGCATATTTGGGAAAAACACTCATTTCCGGCGTTTCCCCGAAAGtatgaaacaaaatttatatgtgACCTTGTCATTAACAGAGACAAGTCCGTAAAAGGGGCGTTTCCAAGGCACTCTAGATGTAACATCCTTTCGTATTTCATGCGAGATACGCTTTTTTTGTCCCATCATTACTTTCAGTTCCTATTTGCCGCTTGTTGCGTTTGCTGTTTCCAAGGACAAGCCGGCAATTCGATTTTCCCGGTTCCCcgcagctaaaaaaaacactctgaaaaaaaaggtataaacattctaaaaatatgtaaagtttatagaaatattttttaataaaattaaatattcgtaggaactttacatatttttttagagTGCTTTTTTGAGCGGTCAGAGACAGGGAAAATCGAAATACgtgattttattatatttatgtagCAATGGGACACATCTGTTTCTCTTGTAGCTAACTTAATTTAATCTAAGCTCTATTTAAATAtgtgtttatattaaaaccataaaattTCTAATCGCTAAACGGTTTTGCATTGCACAGATTTCACAACGCATAAtgtaaataagtttttttttttaaataagccaaataaatttacatgATCAATAACAGTGTGGATATTGGTAAGCTTCCGTTTCGGCAGGAGGTcgcttctttttattttagtacATGCTGGCGTTTGCCAGAAAATCTTGAAATTTAAAGCACATCCTGCGATTGGCTTCGATTTCATGGCGCTTCGCATCGCTATAACTTTCAATAAGCGACATTTAGCGCTCCGGTGCGCAAAAAGCATTTGCGTAATTAATTAAGTCATCTGCTGGGTTTGTTTAGGGGCCATATCTGGAACATCGTGTGCGACCGCCAAATGCAATTCCCCATTTACGCCTGGCTTGGTTGCTTCGACAATTTGCGACGTGAATGCTAAATGAGAGGATACAAATTTGTGGCCCGAACACAGGCAGTAAACACTTGCCGAAAGTGTTTAAAGAAGTACCACCAAAATTACaggcatttaaataaaatcccCATTAATCAAGGACAAGACATTAACTCATCGTCTTGCAAGccataaaatatcaaatttccATCGGTACATTTCCATCAAAGTGTGTCGTAAAGTGTGTGGGTATAGGAAAATTTCTAGTAATTAACAAACTAGAAAGCCATTATCATGAGCGGTAAAACCCAATCCAGTTTTGGGAcaaaacatatacaaataaatctTCCTCGGACTAAACGACCCCAAATGGTCTTTGCTGCCGAAGCACATTTTTGTCAGCGGCCCAAGCGTAGTTAATCAACTTTTTTGGCTGTATGGCTTGGAAAAATTCAAttgctttctttttattgTTGGCGTTTGTCATTCAGTCTTTATGTGGGCCTACCAGTTTGGGCCAAACTTTTCTGGCGCTGGCTTGGCTCCTTATTGATCGTGACCAGACATaaattcatcaaattttggccAAAGAGGGTGACGTCAACAGATGCTACCAGATAGAAGACGAACAAAAGCAATTAGATTGAACGGCGCATTGACCATCTAGAAAGACTACACTCAACGTTTTTATCGCTTTAAATATACTTCAAAtaataagaatatatattattaaaaatttaaatcattatagcaataattataatctaaaaataaagaaaagagaaaaaagacaaaagtgtaatacttattttcaaacattttactAATATAATTGGACTTTTggattaaaatttcattaaatgttACTTAAGTTCGAACAATATATCTTAGTGTAACAGATGCTGTAAATTTCCGCCGCAATTAGAAACCTTTGACTGGCAATTCTcagaatatacaaaaatggctttattaaaattcatgaATTTATTAACGGTCACCCCGCCTAGACCTTGACCCCGATTTCGCCCGGTGTAAAAACCTTGACGTTGCGATCGTTGACCTTATAGAGCACCTCCTTGCGTGTCTCCTCGCAGGCGTAGTTGCCCTCGTCCAGGACGCGTTCGATAAGGAGCTTGCCGTCCACCTCCCGAAACACGCCGCTCTTCAAGCGCAAAACCTGGATGCGCACCTGACCGAGCTTGGCCACGTTGTTATCCGTCAGCTGGTAGATGTCGCTGTTGCTGAGCTTGGTGATCACCGTCAGATTGTCCCGCTCCTTGGCGAGCGCAGCCAAGTCCTGGCAGAACTGCTGAACCTGCAGTTTGCTCGCGcccaaattaaacaatatggACAGGTTATCAATCAAAACCGTGTACGAGTTTCGACTGGCATAGTTGCTCTCAACCTGGGCCCGAATGTCCTCCACCAGCTGGTCGGTTAATGTCTGGCCCTCGGATTGGCGTAGCCACTTGGAGGCCAATCCCTCGCCGGCCATGTCGCTCAGGACATCGATGACCCCGAGCGTTTTCCCctggaaaatatttgtgttgtAGCCCAATCGCATGCCAGCATTGAAATAGTGCTGGTAGTGATGCTGCAGACAGACGAGCAGGGTCCCAGCGTTCGAGATGCGTAACCTCTGGCCCAAAATGCAACTGATCAGGAAGCTGCCATCCACATTGGACTCCTCGCTAATGTGTACGAATCCTGGCAGTTTCTGCTCGTTGAGTCCACAGGCTAGCAGCACTGAGGTGGCCATTGTCTCGACTACGCGTGCGGATCTGTAATGGCATAAAACAAACAGCCATGAGTCAATTTGTAAATGTCATCTGCGGAGTTCAATTAAGTGCgcagtattttgttttttcgggACGGGTCACGTGGCCGACCAGGCCGATGAGGTTAAAAACACTTGACTTGACCGGGGACCAACGGAATGAAATTTATTGACCAAAATCGGGGAGGGAAAATGAATAAGGAGAGAATTTTCATCTAGTCACTTCATCAGTGCCACCATTCAAGAAATTGTACTTAATAAACATAAAGTGTTAAAATATACCAAGCtataataaatgataaatcattaatataaagaaaatgtaattgttctttctgttttatttgccatggcacatttgttttcttaaactAAAAGTGTTTTGTAAAACCTTTATGAATTAATGTCGTTGGTGCATAATGTAATTAAGAATACAGTTAAAGTGTTTAAAACACTgaagcattttaaaaatgtaaatttcagttatatatatatcgacaaaacatattttttttaaatatttttttatatattttttttctttcatgCAAAAAATTTTAGTATAGATACAAATTACCCagaagttacaaaaaaaaaagttttggccCATGAGGGGATCGAACCCGCGACCTTCGCGTTATTAGCACGACGCTCTAACCAACTGAGCTAATGGGCCGTTGTGTGTGGCGCCGACAAACTGCCCATTTAAGCCCCAAAGCTCTAGAAAATTCCTTCTGATAAAAAAGCTCTTTTCTTATAAAGCTTTTGtaggttatttttaaaaaataatttattttgtgtttaatcACAATTTAACACTAGGGATAAGGTTGCTAAAATAGCTGGGAGATACTAAAAGTGTTAATGGCACGACATGCAACACAAACGTGCacaaacatatgtatataaataagaGTTAAGCATGCTGTTGGTAATAGTTggtgaaaatatttgccaatTCATTGTCAAGATGAGTTCTTATCACGGCATTAGGCCTCATATCACGGCGACGATTGCTGGCTAGGCAACAGATTTTCCGCCTGGAAGCGTTTAGTATTTGCAGtgcaggcaaacaaaaacattctAATTAAACCTTGACTCCGAAATGCATTACACAAACCATGAAAAGATCGAGCTTTGTTTGTAATGAACAATGaaacaaacttttaattaggcataaaataaattatcgaAAATGAGGGGATTGGGAGACCCATGATTAATGTGTTTTGAGAGGCACATGCCCGGATTTTCTTCAAATTACATAAATGTTTCGGGGTGGAAAACTTAAGTCATTGCCACATGTTATGTTCATGATCATTCCATAATGACCGAATGGAAAATGAGGTAATGAATGGCAGCCTTGTATTAGAAAAGCTCGCAGTTACACCGTACACCCCATGTACAATGAGTTCTTATATGATACCATCATCTTAACACACATACGAACAAAGTTTGGAGAGCCAACGCATTGTCAATAAGAAGCTCTCACCAGTTTTGTTTGAAGTTGACTCTCGCCACGATCAGTGTACCGTTCGCCCGCCCACTTTCTCTCGCTCTCCCCGCTTCACAATCTCACTCTCTCGCTGTGTCGCCCAGCTGACCGCCACCGACTAACTAAGTCGATCCCGGCATCGGATCCCGGTGGCGGCCCAGTGCCAGAACACTTCCCACATGCCCGCCTTGACCAAGCGATAAAACAGACGCCGAGTCAAATCCAGACACTCAGAGAAAGTTTACAAAGGGAActtacaacaaaaattgtatgggccatgcaaacaatttaatgttaacatttttttaatgcattgtattgtattgtatccaaacagttaatatatatatttataactaaaaatgtaatataaaaatacaattctgACGACCCTTAAATCGCAAGTCTGACTAATTACTAATTACTTGTTTGaataataccttttttttttactatggTAAGTGCATGTGTATAGCACTTTGTGCTTAGCTTACGCAATAgtgagttataattttaataagtggctgacaaaaattatatttatattgataacaaaattaaacatcaaCAGCTCACTTAAAAACATTATCTGagatatataaacatttataatttttatagaaagCACTGTTCTTAAACGCtgaatttcaataaattttaagggTGGGCTTAAGCCCGTAGTTTTTGCGAGTGTAGGGTCGGACTGTTTGCCGGCTGTTTTGAGGGAACTGGCGCGCTGTCAGCGGCGGCGATCAGTCCGCTTTCGGTGCTCAGGCGTTGCGTTTCGTTTGCCtccagcagcaaaaaaaaaaataatacccCTGACCAATCCCATTCCCCAAAACCCAGACCAGTTTGTGTGGACAGCGATGCCGTGCTGAGGTCTCTCActcgctctttctctctctgGTTTTACCTCTATCGCGCTCTTTGGTGtgccaaaaattataaacttattaaatagttttcttcGCGGAAAGCAGACAACCGACAGCACCAGGAAAAACAGCGGCAGCGATTCTTGTTCAAGGTAAATACGCCATCAGCTGTGGCAGCTTTTCCGCACCCAGTGTTCTTCATTTTGTTGCATTTGCAGTTCAGCAATTGCAAATGCAATTGCAGTGTCagttaatttttctatttgcaAGGCAAACATGTGGCTTCCAATCGGGCAAACACACTCGGAGATAGTGTGTCATGCGGATTACTGAATTATCACGCGATCTGTCGtgctattaaaaatgttttagataATCGGAATAAGGCCTCGCCAAAAAATCAGCTGTTCATTAGTTAATAAAATCCACTATCAACTTGACTGTTTTGGGGGCTCGattaaaagcgaaaacaatttttagtaTGCCATCTGATCATGTGATATTCGTTATTAATTCGACTTTGACCACTGCCACTCATTTTATATTCAGATAAAAttcagccaaaaaaaaaaaaacgagaatgAAACAAAACCAGAAGAGAATGGTTTTTTTCTGCATATAATTTATGAAGCAATCACCGCACGTGGATGTTCCGAAACAGAAatagtaattaaataaataaataaaagcgggcggaccgaaaaaaaacagaatataACACATGCTGGCAATAATGTTGTGCACTAGATTTCCATCGACGGTAAACATGTTATCTATCTATAAACACGACCCGGTAACCGGGTCCAATCGGAGGTTGATAAGGCAGGGACATCGTACAAGGCCTATAAAGATTGTTTCTCCCGGGTTTCAGGTTTATAAAGGGCAGCAAAACAGTCGACAGAAAAAGCAATTGCTCTATTGGATATTAATTTTACACACACTAAATTCAAACCGAAGCCCTTTTGCCCTTGACTTTGGTCATAAACCTAGTAAACAATCCTctttttcaaaagttaaaattcaaactcttttatttacaataaaaattgaaCGTAAGCGTTACAATAACCTCttggttaaaattaaataaccttaaaaaaaccaaaagaaaaactaattttttgtaacag
This genomic window from Drosophila gunungcola strain Sukarami chromosome 3R, Dgunungcola_SK_2, whole genome shotgun sequence contains:
- the LOC128255223 gene encoding uncharacterized protein LOC128255223; this translates as MATSVLLACGLNEQKLPGFVHISEESNVDGSFLISCILGQRLRISNAGTLLVCLQHHYQHYFNAGMRLGYNTNIFQGKTLGVIDVLSDMAGEGLASKWLRQSEGQTLTDQLVEDIRAQVESNYASRNSYTVLIDNLSILFNLGASKLQVQQFCQDLAALAKERDNLTVITKLSNSDIYQLTDNNVAKLGQVRIQVLRLKSGVFREVDGKLLIERVLDEGNYACEETRKEVLYKVNDRNVKVFTPGEIGVKV